One window from the genome of Paraneptunicella aestuarii encodes:
- the modA gene encoding molybdate ABC transporter substrate-binding protein gives MMQRLLSNLFLILLLTYSGTLFAGITKVNEPALNQEVNQENKNNNIIRIAVAANFKPTLEKLIAVYKQKHPNLDFKVSSASTGVLYSQILNGAPFDLFFSADWQHPDKLIKKGIGHKHRSAVYAIGQLVLWYPKMNQEDSQKTDFKSVMEQLAKTPQVKIAMANPDLAPFGKAAQQALQRTGFSSLNEQIVKGNNVAQAYQFVYAGAANAGFVSLSQIDAAAHSSQIIMIPDDLYSPIKQQMLVIQPQEAAMGFYRFVLGITGREIIAQNGYAAPSSADVKLML, from the coding sequence ATGATGCAAAGACTGCTAAGTAATCTGTTTCTTATATTGCTGTTAACTTATTCTGGGACTTTGTTTGCTGGAATCACGAAGGTAAATGAACCGGCTCTTAATCAAGAGGTTAATCAAGAAAACAAGAATAACAATATTATTCGTATTGCCGTTGCAGCCAATTTTAAACCCACGTTAGAAAAGTTGATTGCTGTCTATAAGCAAAAGCATCCTAATCTAGACTTTAAAGTGAGCAGTGCTTCTACAGGCGTGCTTTATAGCCAGATATTAAACGGTGCGCCGTTCGATTTGTTTTTTTCTGCCGATTGGCAACACCCAGACAAATTAATCAAAAAAGGCATTGGCCATAAACATCGTTCTGCCGTTTATGCCATAGGGCAATTAGTTTTGTGGTATCCGAAAATGAATCAGGAAGATTCTCAAAAGACAGATTTTAAATCGGTGATGGAGCAACTAGCCAAAACACCGCAAGTGAAGATTGCAATGGCAAATCCTGATTTGGCTCCGTTTGGAAAAGCGGCTCAACAGGCATTACAACGCACAGGATTTTCCTCATTAAATGAGCAAATCGTGAAGGGCAATAATGTGGCTCAGGCGTATCAGTTTGTGTATGCGGGAGCCGCTAATGCAGGTTTCGTTTCTTTAAGCCAGATAGATGCAGCTGCTCATTCATCTCAAATTATTATGATCCCTGACGATCTCTATTCACCGATTAAACAACAAATGCTGGTGATCCAGCCGCAAGAAGCGGCAATGGGCTTTTATCGTTTCGTTCTTGGCATTACAGGACGTGAAATTATCGCTCAAAACGGTTACGCAGCACCAAGCTCGGCTGACGTTAAATTAATGCTGTAA
- the modB gene encoding molybdate ABC transporter permease subunit, whose amino-acid sequence MISEFDWQSIWLTAKLAGVSTFFLLLLGIPLAWWLARSRSNVKFILDAIITLPLVLPPTVLGYYLLVAMTPDAWLGKTWQTFFDSSLVFSFSGLVIGSILYSLPFVVQPIRDGFKSLDNQLLDVAQTMGANWWQRFRLIVLPLTRPMLITGTVLGFAHTVGEFGVVLLIGGNIPGETRVLSIALFDYVETMQLEQANQLAAGMLLFSFSVLLLVNWVNRK is encoded by the coding sequence GTGATAAGTGAATTCGATTGGCAATCAATATGGTTAACCGCAAAATTGGCGGGAGTCTCTACTTTTTTCTTGCTGCTTTTGGGGATCCCGCTGGCTTGGTGGCTGGCTAGAAGCCGCTCTAATGTGAAATTTATCCTTGATGCCATCATTACCTTGCCCTTGGTTTTACCTCCCACTGTGTTGGGCTATTACCTGTTAGTCGCGATGACCCCTGATGCCTGGTTAGGGAAAACATGGCAGACATTTTTTGATTCCTCACTGGTGTTTTCCTTTTCTGGATTGGTCATCGGTTCCATCCTTTATAGCTTGCCTTTTGTGGTACAGCCCATCCGTGATGGTTTTAAATCTTTAGATAATCAATTACTCGATGTAGCACAAACCATGGGGGCGAATTGGTGGCAACGTTTCCGCTTGATTGTGCTGCCTTTAACACGCCCTATGTTAATTACTGGCACGGTTTTGGGCTTTGCCCATACGGTAGGAGAATTCGGTGTGGTATTACTGATTGGCGGCAATATTCCCGGTGAAACCCGAGTGCTATCCATCGCCTTGTTCGACTACGTGGAAACCATGCAGCTTGAACAAGCCAACCAACTCGCCGCAGGCATGCTGCTGTTCTCGTTTTCAGTGCTGTTGTTAGTGAATTGGGTGAATAGGAAGTAA
- a CDS encoding DUF4062 domain-containing protein: MAAPKVFVSSTCFDLSEIREQLRRFIISYGFEPILSENGDVFYHPELHTHEACVNEVSNCQLFILIIGGRFGGEYIADKTKSITNAEYKAARESGIPVFTYVRKGVLNCHHTYQHNKKKEFVSDIKYPSIEKQEYALDIFSFIDEVRRAPRNNAFEGFDGFASIENHLRKQWAGMFYELLKTQEVKSQIDVTNHLIEGIGTTSRKLEELIKSLYMSSNKEEAEEKIIYIDVYSDVVQFFEEALYPKWSHKSPYYWDMDQVDVHRLADINVTDCTWVQYLLNFGLFDVIYDDNSDEELLISESDMHVGRNDSFAISTKDIELKQLFENGVKKSTAEQRIKALKYVFGNSGVSWELNSQQ; this comes from the coding sequence ATGGCCGCTCCTAAAGTATTTGTTAGTTCTACTTGTTTTGATTTAAGTGAAATACGTGAACAACTTCGACGTTTTATTATTTCTTATGGCTTTGAACCAATTCTTAGTGAGAATGGGGATGTGTTTTATCATCCTGAACTGCATACGCATGAAGCTTGCGTTAATGAGGTTTCCAACTGTCAGTTATTTATTTTGATTATCGGGGGCAGGTTTGGCGGTGAGTATATAGCTGATAAAACCAAGTCGATTACAAATGCCGAATACAAAGCTGCTAGAGAGAGTGGTATTCCTGTTTTTACTTACGTGAGAAAAGGCGTTTTAAATTGTCACCATACATATCAACATAATAAGAAAAAGGAGTTTGTTTCTGACATCAAGTATCCTTCAATTGAAAAACAAGAGTATGCTTTAGATATATTTTCTTTTATTGATGAAGTCAGACGTGCCCCCAGAAATAATGCATTTGAGGGGTTTGATGGGTTTGCGAGCATAGAAAATCACCTGAGAAAACAATGGGCGGGTATGTTTTATGAATTGCTTAAAACACAAGAGGTTAAATCGCAAATTGACGTAACAAATCATTTAATTGAAGGAATAGGAACAACTAGCAGAAAACTGGAAGAATTGATTAAAAGTCTTTATATGTCATCGAATAAGGAAGAAGCAGAAGAAAAAATTATTTATATAGATGTGTATAGTGATGTTGTACAGTTTTTTGAAGAAGCTCTTTATCCTAAGTGGTCTCATAAATCTCCTTACTATTGGGATATGGATCAGGTTGATGTTCATAGACTTGCAGATATTAATGTTACTGATTGTACATGGGTTCAATATTTGCTGAATTTTGGGTTATTTGATGTGATTTATGATGATAATTCAGACGAAGAACTTTTGATTAGTGAATCTGATATGCATGTTGGTAGAAATGATTCATTTGCTATATCTACTAAAGATATAGAGCTAAAACAGTTATTTGAAAATGGGGTGAAAAAATCAACAGCCGAGCAACGGATAAAGGCTTTGAAATATGTCTTTGGTAATTCCGGAGTTAGTTGGGAGCTCAACTCTCAGCAATAA
- the cmoB gene encoding tRNA 5-methoxyuridine(34)/uridine 5-oxyacetic acid(34) synthase CmoB has product MEWFKDFYQRIAMTDLSPWLEVLPAQLKEWQKQQHGDFNKWVKLIGKLPETQPSSIELNAEVRFGTESDISEYQSKQIEGLLKQFMPWRKGPFHIHGIHIDTEWRSDWKWDRVAPHIAPLQGRKVLDIGCGSGYHMWRMLGLDPEMVVGVDPTDLFLIQFQAIKHFNPDPRIHLLPVGVEQLPDLRAFDTVFSMGVLYHRKSPIDFLQQLKMQLRKGGELILETLVVDGDEHTVLVPGERYAQMRNVWFLPSCAALEHWMHRIGFKNIRTVDVAQTSIEEQRSTEWMTNQSLKDYLDPDNHDLTVEGYPAPKRAVIIAES; this is encoded by the coding sequence ATGGAATGGTTCAAAGATTTTTATCAACGTATTGCCATGACAGATCTGTCTCCTTGGCTAGAAGTGTTGCCTGCGCAATTAAAAGAATGGCAAAAACAGCAACATGGCGATTTCAATAAGTGGGTCAAGCTGATCGGTAAATTGCCAGAAACGCAACCCAGTTCCATTGAGTTAAATGCAGAAGTGCGTTTCGGCACAGAAAGTGACATCAGCGAATATCAAAGCAAGCAAATTGAAGGCTTATTAAAGCAGTTCATGCCATGGCGTAAAGGTCCTTTTCATATTCACGGCATCCACATAGATACCGAATGGCGTTCGGACTGGAAATGGGATCGTGTCGCGCCACATATTGCGCCATTGCAAGGCAGAAAAGTGCTGGATATTGGCTGTGGCAGCGGTTATCACATGTGGCGCATGTTAGGGCTAGATCCGGAAATGGTGGTTGGCGTCGACCCCACCGACCTGTTTTTGATCCAGTTCCAAGCTATCAAACACTTTAACCCCGACCCTCGTATTCATTTACTTCCTGTAGGCGTAGAACAACTACCCGACCTAAGAGCCTTCGATACCGTGTTTTCCATGGGCGTGCTGTACCATCGTAAAAGCCCTATCGACTTTCTACAGCAACTGAAAATGCAACTGCGTAAAGGCGGCGAGTTAATTCTGGAAACACTGGTTGTCGACGGTGACGAACACACGGTTTTAGTTCCAGGAGAACGTTACGCACAAATGCGCAATGTCTGGTTCCTGCCAAGCTGTGCAGCACTGGAACACTGGATGCATCGCATAGGCTTTAAAAACATTCGCACCGTTGATGTGGCTCAAACCAGCATCGAAGAACAACGCAGCACCGAATGGATGACCAATCAGTCTTTAAAGGATTATCTAGACCCGGATAATCATGATTTAACAGTGGAAGGCTATCCTGCACCTAAAAGAGCGGTGATTATTGCTGAGAGTTGA
- the cmoA gene encoding carboxy-S-adenosyl-L-methionine synthase CmoA, with product MQDSPKDLIYSRPQEKVADFQFDETVTEVFPDMIQRSIPGYNTILDGIGQLAKHYIQPNTNVYDLGCSLGAASLAVRRYNSEKGVQIVAVDNSESMIERCKLHLSAFKSETQFTTLHQDILDTNINNASVVIMNFTLQFIAPEKREAMLQKIHDGLLPGGVLILSEKLRHPTQHGDERLIDLHHEYKRRNGYSELEISQKRNALENVMKIDTFNIHEERLNSVGFSDVTLWFKCFNFCSMFAVKPSTQATK from the coding sequence ATGCAAGATTCCCCCAAAGACCTGATTTACTCACGCCCACAAGAGAAAGTCGCTGATTTTCAGTTTGACGAAACGGTGACAGAAGTCTTCCCCGACATGATCCAGCGTTCCATTCCTGGCTACAACACCATTCTTGATGGCATTGGACAACTTGCAAAGCACTACATCCAGCCCAATACCAATGTGTATGATCTCGGATGCTCCCTTGGCGCGGCAAGTCTTGCAGTAAGACGCTACAACAGTGAAAAAGGCGTTCAAATTGTCGCAGTCGACAACTCAGAATCCATGATAGAAAGATGCAAACTGCACCTGTCGGCATTCAAATCGGAAACCCAATTCACCACCTTGCATCAGGATATATTAGACACCAACATTAATAATGCATCCGTGGTAATCATGAACTTTACCTTGCAATTCATTGCTCCGGAAAAACGCGAAGCCATGTTGCAAAAAATACACGATGGCTTACTTCCCGGTGGTGTGCTTATCTTATCTGAAAAATTGCGTCACCCCACACAACACGGCGATGAGCGGCTTATTGATCTTCACCACGAATACAAGCGCCGCAACGGTTACAGCGAATTGGAAATCAGCCAAAAACGCAATGCCCTTGAAAACGTCATGAAAATCGACACTTTCAATATTCATGAAGAGCGTTTGAATTCTGTGGGGTTTAGCGATGTCACTCTCTGGTTCAAATGCTTTAATTTCTGCTCAATGTTTGCAGTAAAACCTTCTACTCAGGCCACGAAATAA
- the acs gene encoding acetate--CoA ligase gives MFDTLYPVPEEFKANALVNLEQYKAMYQESIDNPDAFWQEQAKRIDWIEPFTQVSKCSFARDNVNIEWFLNGKLNVSANCIDRHLKDNADRTAIIWEGDDPSISRHISYQELHDEVCKIANGMKKLGIKKGDRVVIYMPMIPQATYAMLACARIGAIHSVIFGGFSPNAIADRIHDCEAKLVLTADEGLRGGNPVPLKANVDKALEKESTSSIKNVVVYRYTKNDGYWNDARDISWQDLVADLPATCEPEPMDAEDPLFILYTSGSTGTPKGVVHTSGGYLVYASLTHEKIFDYHPDDIYWCAADVGWITGHTYIVYGPLANCATTLMFEGVPTYPSVARMGQVVDKHKVTILYTAPTAIRALMAKGDEPAQGSTRETLRLMGSVGEPINPEAWLWYHEKIGNGKCPIVDTWWQTETGGVMITPLPGAIDLKPGSATLPFFGVKPVLLDSNGVELQGENEGNLAITGSWPGQARTVWENHQRFQETYFSTYDNMYFTGDGARRDADGYYWITGRVDDVLNVSGHRLGTAEIESALVAHESVAEAAVVGYPHDIKGQGIYVYVMPTDGTVISDELTKAVRQSVRDELSPIATPDFIQWTKGLPKTRSGKIMRRILRKIAANDYAELGDTSTLADPGVVQELIDNRLNK, from the coding sequence ATGTTTGACACTCTTTATCCGGTACCAGAAGAATTTAAAGCCAATGCTCTGGTTAATCTTGAACAATATAAAGCCATGTATCAGGAATCTATTGATAACCCTGATGCTTTTTGGCAAGAGCAGGCTAAACGCATCGACTGGATTGAACCTTTTACTCAGGTAAGCAAATGCAGTTTTGCACGTGATAATGTCAATATTGAATGGTTTTTGAATGGCAAGCTGAATGTGTCAGCTAACTGTATTGACCGCCACTTAAAAGATAACGCTGATCGCACTGCCATTATTTGGGAAGGTGATGATCCCAGCATTAGTCGCCATATCAGCTATCAGGAATTGCACGATGAAGTGTGCAAAATCGCTAATGGCATGAAGAAGTTAGGCATTAAAAAGGGTGACCGCGTTGTCATTTATATGCCGATGATCCCGCAAGCGACCTACGCCATGTTGGCTTGTGCTCGCATTGGTGCTATTCATTCTGTTATTTTCGGTGGTTTCTCTCCTAATGCTATTGCGGATCGTATTCATGACTGTGAAGCGAAATTAGTCTTGACCGCCGACGAGGGGTTGCGTGGTGGTAACCCGGTTCCATTAAAAGCGAATGTTGATAAAGCGTTAGAAAAAGAATCCACCAGTAGTATCAAAAATGTAGTGGTGTATCGCTATACCAAGAATGATGGCTATTGGAATGATGCCAGAGACATAAGCTGGCAAGACCTGGTTGCTGATTTACCTGCGACTTGTGAACCCGAACCAATGGACGCGGAAGATCCTTTGTTCATTTTGTATACCTCTGGTTCAACCGGCACGCCCAAAGGGGTTGTGCATACCAGCGGTGGCTATTTGGTTTATGCTTCATTAACTCATGAAAAAATCTTTGATTATCATCCTGATGATATTTATTGGTGTGCTGCCGATGTAGGCTGGATTACCGGTCACACTTATATTGTTTATGGCCCGTTGGCGAATTGCGCGACAACGCTTATGTTTGAAGGTGTGCCTACATATCCTTCGGTTGCTCGTATGGGGCAGGTGGTTGATAAGCATAAGGTCACTATTCTATACACAGCGCCAACCGCTATTCGTGCATTAATGGCGAAAGGTGATGAGCCTGCACAAGGCTCGACTCGTGAAACCTTGCGCTTAATGGGAAGTGTGGGTGAGCCGATTAACCCTGAAGCCTGGCTTTGGTATCACGAGAAAATTGGTAATGGTAAATGCCCAATTGTTGATACCTGGTGGCAAACAGAAACGGGTGGTGTGATGATCACGCCTCTGCCGGGCGCGATTGACTTGAAACCGGGCTCGGCAACACTTCCTTTCTTTGGTGTGAAACCTGTTTTGCTGGATAGCAATGGCGTTGAACTGCAAGGTGAGAATGAAGGAAATTTGGCGATTACCGGTTCCTGGCCAGGCCAGGCTCGTACCGTTTGGGAAAATCATCAACGTTTTCAGGAAACCTATTTTAGTACATACGACAATATGTATTTCACGGGCGATGGTGCTCGTCGTGATGCTGATGGTTACTATTGGATCACCGGACGTGTTGATGATGTTCTGAATGTGTCAGGTCATCGCCTGGGTACAGCTGAAATTGAAAGTGCTTTGGTAGCCCATGAGAGTGTCGCCGAAGCTGCGGTTGTGGGTTATCCGCATGACATCAAGGGGCAGGGCATTTATGTTTATGTTATGCCTACCGATGGCACAGTGATTTCTGATGAGTTGACAAAAGCGGTAAGGCAGTCTGTACGTGATGAACTTAGCCCGATCGCAACGCCTGATTTTATCCAGTGGACTAAAGGATTGCCCAAAACCCGATCAGGCAAAATTATGCGTCGTATTTTGCGTAAAATTGCGGCTAACGATTATGCCGAGTTGGGTGATACATCCACATTGGCTGACCCTGGTGTAGTGCAAGAATTGATTGATAATCGCCTGAATAAATAG
- a CDS encoding LuxR C-terminal-related transcriptional regulator — MTKFLIADDHPLFRDALSAALKPLFDNLEFVYADSLDTTLYALEKNPDIDLVLLDLFMPGSEDFYGLIRVTEDYPNVPVAIVSGSDSPNIVSRVMTFGAKGFIPKTTASADTAIAIKKILSGETWLPEHLQTNLIRVATDEIDIASRMAELTPKQFQVLKQLQAGLLNKQIAFDLNITEATVKAHISAIFKKLEVNNRTQAVLAAEKLQLN, encoded by the coding sequence ATGACCAAGTTTTTGATAGCGGATGATCACCCGCTATTTAGGGATGCTCTATCTGCGGCACTAAAACCGTTATTCGACAATTTGGAATTTGTGTACGCCGATTCGCTGGACACTACCCTTTATGCATTGGAAAAGAATCCAGATATAGACTTAGTGCTTTTGGATCTTTTTATGCCGGGCAGTGAAGATTTCTATGGTCTTATTCGGGTAACTGAAGATTATCCTAATGTGCCGGTAGCTATTGTGTCTGGTAGCGACTCACCGAATATTGTGTCTCGCGTGATGACCTTTGGGGCTAAAGGCTTTATTCCTAAAACCACGGCATCTGCCGATACCGCTATTGCTATCAAGAAAATATTAAGCGGTGAAACCTGGTTGCCGGAACATTTGCAAACCAATCTTATTCGTGTTGCAACTGATGAGATTGATATTGCATCAAGAATGGCTGAGTTGACGCCTAAACAATTTCAAGTATTAAAGCAATTACAGGCTGGTTTGTTGAACAAGCAGATAGCTTTTGATTTGAATATCACCGAAGCAACCGTGAAAGCGCATATTAGTGCGATTTTTAAGAAGCTTGAAGTTAATAATCGAACTCAAGCGGTATTGGCTGCTGAAAAACTACAGTTGAACTAG
- the add gene encoding adenosine deaminase produces MINPNIPLVELHRHLDGNIHPETIWDLAQKHGIALPASSLDELVPMTQIIEQTSDLMAFLEKLEYGVSVLADLQACRRVAFENLRDAKAQGIDYIELRFSPYYMAKAHNLDMAGVVEAVIDGVQAGIQQYGVQAKLIGILSRTFGADICMQELQALLAHKDSIVALDLAGDELNFPAPMFVEHFNKGRDAGWQITVHAGEADGPESIWNAIKLLGATRIGHAIAATRDPELMSYMAKNRIAVESCPTSNFHTSTVKELEKHPLPLFLENEILVSISTDDPAVSNIDLPHEYEVAHKVLGMTAEQLSRLQENAIKSAFMTESERQALWNKKG; encoded by the coding sequence ATGATTAATCCCAATATTCCTTTAGTAGAACTACACCGACATTTGGATGGAAATATTCACCCTGAAACCATCTGGGATTTAGCGCAAAAGCATGGCATCGCCTTACCAGCCAGTTCCCTTGATGAGTTAGTCCCCATGACTCAGATAATCGAGCAAACCAGTGATTTAATGGCCTTTTTGGAGAAGCTGGAATATGGTGTTTCCGTGTTGGCTGATTTGCAGGCTTGCCGCAGAGTGGCATTTGAGAATTTAAGAGATGCCAAGGCGCAAGGCATTGATTATATCGAGTTGCGTTTTTCTCCCTATTACATGGCTAAAGCACACAATCTGGATATGGCTGGCGTGGTTGAAGCTGTCATTGACGGTGTACAAGCAGGTATTCAGCAGTATGGTGTGCAAGCAAAATTGATTGGTATTTTGAGTCGTACCTTTGGTGCTGATATCTGTATGCAAGAACTTCAGGCGTTACTAGCTCATAAAGATAGTATTGTAGCGTTAGATTTAGCGGGTGATGAACTCAATTTCCCGGCTCCCATGTTCGTAGAGCACTTTAATAAAGGACGTGATGCCGGTTGGCAAATTACTGTTCATGCGGGTGAAGCGGATGGCCCGGAAAGTATCTGGAATGCTATTAAGTTGCTTGGTGCTACTCGAATTGGGCATGCCATTGCAGCTACAAGAGATCCTGAGTTGATGTCTTATATGGCTAAAAATCGAATCGCGGTTGAATCTTGCCCGACCTCCAACTTTCACACCAGCACAGTGAAAGAGTTGGAAAAGCATCCTCTGCCTTTGTTTTTGGAAAATGAGATTTTGGTGTCTATTAGTACAGATGATCCGGCTGTATCCAATATTGATTTGCCTCATGAATATGAGGTGGCGCATAAGGTGCTGGGAATGACGGCAGAACAATTAAGCCGGCTGCAGGAAAATGCCATTAAGTCGGCCTTTATGACGGAAAGTGAACGTCAGGCTTTGTGGAATAAAAAGGGATAG
- a CDS encoding TonB-dependent receptor → MKINSKAPLAIGVALALSNPYALAQENDSKKDEKSLELEVIMVTAQKRTQNVQEVPISVAALTSKEMDIMGSSGMDVRALSMRIPSLLIESSFGRTFPRFYIRGLGNTDFDLLASQPVSLVYDEVVLENSLTKGFPMFDIEQTEVLRGPQGTLFGRNTPAGIVKVDSKKPSQDFDAHLNFTLGSYGTKDFDTAVGGALTDTLSARASLLIQNRDDYIDNKAPGFEQNNVLGGFSEKAGRFQLLWEPNDKFDALLNFHFRDAEADARLFRANIIKPGTNDLIDDFDFETIYQDAASRNRQKIDTKGAILKLEYDMGSHTLTSITSKESAEMISIGDIDGGYGASFIGFYGPGFIPFPSETGAKMPDHSQITQEIRLSSNELGMIDYQVGAFWFDEELTIQNLSFDTLAGGILNGLSEQHMETSAWAIFGSADIEVSDRLTVTAGLRYSDDERDWDGELILSPFGAPSFTAVSAVEDSQVSWDISASYKYTDETNIYSRLAKGYRAPSIQGRNLLFSGTPTTADSETMISFETGFKSRAWENRARVNGSVFYYEVSDQQLTAVGGTGNFTSLLNADKSVGYGFELDAQATLDENWSATAGLSYNHTEIQQADLAVDPCGAPCTMIDPTREDGLALIDGNPLPQAPEWIANFTLRYTKEIGEGNFFAYTDWAYRSEVNFVLYEAEEFKGKPLLEGGLRVGYEWSANNSDYEIAVFGRNITDEQQLTGVIDFNNLTGYVNEARFWGIEFVSNFY, encoded by the coding sequence ATGAAAATTAACAGCAAAGCACCTTTAGCTATTGGTGTGGCATTAGCATTGTCTAATCCCTATGCCTTAGCTCAGGAAAACGACAGTAAAAAAGACGAGAAATCTCTTGAGTTGGAAGTCATCATGGTTACCGCTCAGAAAAGAACTCAAAACGTTCAGGAAGTTCCAATTTCTGTTGCCGCACTAACCAGCAAAGAAATGGACATCATGGGTTCTTCAGGTATGGATGTTCGTGCCCTTTCCATGAGAATTCCCAGTCTATTAATCGAATCCTCTTTCGGACGTACTTTCCCACGTTTTTATATTCGTGGTTTGGGTAACACAGATTTCGATTTGTTGGCATCACAACCTGTTTCTTTGGTTTATGACGAAGTTGTTCTAGAAAACTCTCTAACCAAAGGCTTCCCAATGTTCGATATCGAACAAACAGAAGTGCTACGTGGTCCACAAGGTACGTTGTTTGGTCGTAACACTCCTGCTGGTATCGTAAAAGTAGATTCCAAAAAGCCTTCTCAAGATTTTGATGCTCACCTAAATTTCACTTTGGGTTCTTACGGCACTAAAGATTTTGATACTGCTGTAGGCGGCGCGTTAACTGACACACTTTCTGCTCGTGCTTCCTTATTGATTCAAAATCGCGATGACTACATCGACAACAAAGCCCCGGGCTTTGAACAAAATAATGTATTAGGTGGCTTTTCTGAAAAAGCAGGTCGTTTCCAATTGCTGTGGGAGCCTAACGACAAATTTGATGCATTATTGAATTTCCATTTCCGTGATGCGGAAGCGGATGCGCGCTTGTTCCGTGCCAACATTATCAAGCCAGGTACGAATGATCTTATCGACGATTTCGATTTTGAAACGATTTATCAAGACGCTGCTTCACGTAACAGACAAAAGATCGATACCAAAGGTGCAATCTTAAAACTTGAATACGATATGGGTAGCCATACCCTGACTTCAATCACCAGTAAAGAGTCAGCAGAAATGATATCTATCGGTGACATTGATGGTGGTTATGGTGCTTCCTTTATTGGCTTCTATGGCCCAGGATTTATTCCATTCCCATCAGAAACTGGTGCGAAAATGCCTGATCATTCTCAGATTACTCAGGAAATCCGTCTTTCTTCAAATGAATTGGGTATGATCGACTATCAAGTCGGTGCATTCTGGTTCGACGAAGAATTAACGATCCAAAACCTGAGTTTCGACACTCTGGCCGGTGGTATTCTGAACGGACTTTCCGAACAGCATATGGAAACCTCTGCATGGGCTATCTTTGGTTCTGCGGATATCGAAGTGAGTGATCGCCTGACAGTAACCGCTGGTTTGCGTTACTCTGATGACGAGCGCGATTGGGACGGTGAGCTTATCCTGTCTCCATTTGGTGCACCGTCATTCACTGCTGTATCCGCTGTAGAAGACTCACAGGTTAGCTGGGATATCAGCGCCAGCTACAAATATACTGACGAAACCAATATTTACTCACGCTTGGCTAAGGGCTATCGCGCCCCCAGTATTCAGGGTCGTAACCTGTTATTTAGCGGCACGCCAACCACTGCCGATTCAGAAACCATGATCTCTTTTGAAACTGGTTTCAAATCTCGTGCCTGGGAAAACCGCGCTCGCGTTAACGGTTCTGTATTCTACTACGAAGTTAGCGATCAACAGTTAACTGCGGTTGGCGGTACTGGAAACTTCACTAGCCTGTTAAATGCTGATAAATCAGTTGGTTACGGTTTTGAATTGGATGCACAAGCAACTCTGGATGAAAATTGGAGTGCAACTGCAGGCTTGAGCTACAACCACACAGAAATTCAGCAAGCAGACCTGGCTGTAGATCCATGTGGCGCACCTTGTACTATGATCGACCCTACTCGTGAAGATGGTTTGGCGTTGATCGACGGCAACCCTCTTCCGCAAGCACCTGAGTGGATTGCTAACTTCACATTGCGTTACACCAAAGAAATCGGTGAAGGTAACTTCTTCGCTTACACCGATTGGGCATACCGCAGTGAAGTTAACTTCGTACTTTATGAAGCTGAAGAATTCAAAGGCAAGCCTTTGTTAGAAGGTGGTTTGCGTGTAGGTTACGAGTGGTCAGCCAACAATTCAGATTATGAAATTGCCGTATTCGGCCGTAACATCACAGACGAACAACAACTGACTGGTGTTATCGACTTCAACAACCTGACGGGCTATGTCAATGAAGCTCGCTTCTGGGGTATTGAGTTCGTATCCAACTTCTACTAA